A window from Vigna angularis cultivar LongXiaoDou No.4 chromosome 7, ASM1680809v1, whole genome shotgun sequence encodes these proteins:
- the LOC108338543 gene encoding G2/mitotic-specific cyclin S13-7 — protein sequence MASIAEQPDKGEIRENKQKNMGGEGRNRRVLQDIGNLVAKQGHVGINVSKPVARNFRAQLLANAQDKNKKSSTEVENAAVVAKVKAAQKPKEEPEVIVISSDDETEEKEKQYVPKTNKARDKNAKAFSSVLSARSKAACGLPREPVLNIDATDTDNELAAAEYIDDIYEFYKNTEKDGCVHDYMGSQPDINAKMRSILVDWLIEVHRKFELMPETLYLTLNIVDRFLSMKAVPRRELQLVGISSMLLASKYEEIWAPEVNDFVCISDNAYVSEQVLLMEKTILRKLEWYLTVPTPYVFLVRYIKASTPSDKETEYMVFFLAELAMMHYPTVVLHCPSLIAASAVLVARSTLQKTPFWTSTLKHYTGYSEEQLRDCAKILVNLHATAPESKLRAVYKKYSSSDCSSVALRPPAKNLTELS from the exons ATGGCTTCCATAGCGGAACAACCCGACAAag GTGAGATTCGTGAGAACAAGCAGAAGAATATGGGTGGTGAAGGAAGAAACAGAAGGGTTCTTCAGGATATTGGGAATCTTGTGGCCAAACAAGGCCATGTTGGTATTAATGTGTCTAAACCTGTGGCAAg GAACTTTCGTGCCCAGTTGTTGGCCAATGCACAAGACAAGAACAAG AAGTCAAGCACTGAAGTGGAGAATGCTGCGGTGGTAGCAAAGGTGAAGGCAGCTCAGAAGCCTAAAGAAGAACCTGAAGTGATAGTGATTAGCTCTGATGATGAAACGGAGGAAAAGGAGAAGCAATATGTTCCTAAAACAAACAAGGCAAGGGACAAAAATGCCAAGGCCTTTAGTTCAGTACTCTCTGCTCGAAGCAAG GCTGCTTGTGGACTCCCCAGGGAACCGGTCTTGAACATTGATGCAACTGATACGGACAATGAATTGGCAGCAGCGGAGTATATTGAtgatatatatgaattttacaaaaatactGAG AAAGATGGCTGTGTGCATGATTACATGGGTTCGCAGCCAGATATTAATGCCAAGATGAGATCAATCCTTGTGGACTGGTTGATAGAAGTCCATAGAAAATTTGAGCTCATGCCAGAAACTCTCTACTTGACCCTCAACATTGTTGATCGGTTCCTGTCCATGAAGGCCGTGCCTAGAAGGGAACTTCAGCTTGTTGGCATCAGCTCCATGCTGCTAGCCTCAAAATATGAAGAGATATGGGCACCAGAG GTTAATGACTTTGTGTGCATATCAGACAATGCTTATGTCAGTGAACAAGTGCTGTTGATGGAGAAAACAATCCTTAGGAAGCTTGAGTGGTACTTAACGGTTCCCACACCGTATGTCTTCTTGGTTCGGTATATCAAAGCCTCAACTCCATCTGATAAAGAG ACGGAATATATGGTGTTTTTCCTTGCTGAACTTGCTATGATGCACTATCCTACCGTAGTCTTGCACTGCCCTTCTTTGATTGCTGCTTCTGCTGTGCTTGTGGCTCGAAGTACTCTTCAAAAGACTCCTTTCTGGACAAGCACTTTGAAGCATTACACAGGCTACTCTGAGGAGCAACTGAG GGATTGCGCCAAAATCCTGGTCAACCTTCATGCCACTGCTCCAGAAAGTAAGCTCAGGGCAGTTTACAAGAAATACAGTAGCTCAGATTGCTCCTCTGTTGCTCTTCGTCCTCCAGCAAAGAACTTGACCGAACTGTCTTAA
- the LOC128197759 gene encoding uncharacterized protein LOC128197759, producing MARRSPPPPPSPSPAQSDVSNLVRVMESFVVAMQQQNASLIQQNTIALQQLEAARVSAEAHQRQFVELINGGARAPADPFYIPPTPIQEWSLENFLQHHPAKFCGNTSADEADQWFRDMERIFNAKNCPDDNRLAYTEYLLSGEANHWWTSTRTLLEMSGKPITWNLFQNKFYAEYFPDSVRYTKEVEFLQLVQRGMTVTEYADKFKHLSRFHTLDMDEEWQCRKFENGLRGDIKLLVKGLCIKEFPTLVERAKVLEKTKNEMQFQQRPPQRIGGPSGSKFRHGDRRKPYSKPPFQGLKGPSFHQSGQAGQPGVVKCFNCGGPHYRSVCPQLVGHMKCNACGKEGHFARNCPTSGRPRVQQPTSQSQQTADVKPQAVGRVYAMTGAEATGPEVGDMPVEQALDGGSTEE from the exons ATGGCACGCAGatcacctcctcctcctccttctccttcaccTGCACAGTCTGATGTTTCTAATTTGGTGAGAGTAATGGAATCTTTTGTGGTGGCGATGCAACAGCAGAATGCATCATTGATACAACAAAACACAATTGCATTACAACAATTGGAGGCTGCTAGGGTGTCAGCTGAGGCACACCAGAGGCAATTTGTGGAACTAATAAACGGTGGTGCAAGAGCTCCCGCTGACCCATTCTATATTCCGCCCACTCCTATTCAAGAGTGGAGTCTAGAGAATTTTCTTCAACATCATCCAGCTAAATTTTGTGGCAATACCAGTGCCGACGAAGCAGACCAATGGTTTAGAGATATGGAGAGAATTTTCAATGCCAAAAACTGCCCAGACGATAATAGATTggcttatactgaatatttgtTGTCAGGAGAAGCCAATCATTGGTGGACCAGTACGAGAACACTGTTGGAAATGAGTGGTAAACCGATCACTTGGAACTTATTCCAGAATAAGTTCTATGCTGAGTACTTTCCGGACAGTGTAAGGTATACCAAGGAAGTAGAATTTCTCCAGTTAGTGCAAAGGGGAATGACTGTGACAGAATATGCCGATAAATTTAAGCATCTTAGTCGCTTCCATACTCTGGATATGGATGAAGAATGGCAGTGtaggaagtttgaaaatggacTGAGAGGAGATATCAAATTGCTGGTCAAAGGTTTATGTATCAAGGAGTTTCCTACATTGGTGGAGAGAGCTAAAGTGTTAGAAAAGACAAAGAATGAAATGCAATTTCAGCAGAGACCACCCCAGAGGATTGGTGGACCATCTGGGTCCAAATTCCGGCATGGAGACAGGAGAAAGCCCTATTCTAAACCTCCTTTCCAGGGGCTTAAAGGACCTTCATTTCATCAATCTGGCCAAGCAGGACAACCTGGAGTGGTGAAGTGCTTTAATTGTGGAGGACCACATTATAGGTCCGTTTGCCCTCAGTTAGTTGGTCATATGAAGTGTAATGCCTGCGGGAAGGAGGGACACTTTGCTAGGAATTGTCCCACATCTGGAAGACCAAGGGTTCAGCAACCGACTAGTCAGTCTCAACAGACGGCAGATGTCAAACCGCAGGCTGTGGGCAGAGTATATGCAATGACCGGAGCAGAGGCAACTGGGCCAG aagtcggtgatatgccggtggagcaagccttagatggaggatcgactgaagaatag
- the LOC108338544 gene encoding transcription initiation factor TFIID subunit 9, protein MSDKDEELAMPRDAKIVKSLLKSMGVGDYEPPVIHTFLELWYRYIVDVLTDAQVYSEHAGKSEIDCDDVKLAIQSKLNFSFSQPPPREVLLELAQNRNKIPLPKTIAGPGIPLPPDQDTLISPNYMFGIPSQGYGEPEETEDEETSIPNPSQEEKTDMQQQDPHQRVSFPLPKCQKDYF, encoded by the exons ATGTCAGATAAAGATGAAGAGTTGGCTATGCCAAGGGATGCAAAGATTGTGAAGTCTTTGTTGAAATCAATGGGCGTGGGGGACTACGAACCTCCTGTTATACACACGTTCCTTGAGTTATGGTATCGCTATATAGTTGATGTGTTAACGGATGCCCAAGTGTATTCAGAGCACGCAGGCAAGTCCGAAATCGACTGCGATGATGTTAAGCTTGCAATTCAATCCAAGCTTAACTTCAGTTTCTCGCAACCACCTCCTCGCGAG GTGCTTCTGGAGTTGGCTCAAAATCGCAACAAGATACCACTGCCAAAGACTATAGCTGGACCTGGTATCCCGCTTCCACCTGATCAGGACACGTTAATCAGTCCCAACTACATGTTTGGAATTCCAAGCCAAGGGTATGGTGAACCTGAAGAAACAGAGGATGAAGAAACTAGTATTCCCAACCCCTCTCAGGAAGAGAAGACAGACATGCAGCAGCAGGATCCCCATCAAAGAGTATCATTTCCCCTACCCAAATGCCAAAAGGACTATTTTTAA